A region from the Candidatus Beckwithbacteria bacterium genome encodes:
- a CDS encoding pitrilysin family protein, whose product MEFKVKKEVLRSGLTLVTVPMKTESVGAILLVRVGSRDETKEINGLSHFVEHMVFKGTEKWPTTQEVNKVIDSVGGVFNAFTSQEYTGFWVKVAKQHLNLALEFLYQIIFKLKLPLAELERERGVILEEIKMRHDEPMTLVGDEFVSQVYSVTQLGQEVIGPAENIGRLEREDFLKHLNKWYQPANMVLAIAGPASAKATAAEVEKIFTGKGEGISFRQRPEKLEFKQDKPQIQAIEKKIEQAHFCLGTRTFERTNINRYVLAVLNTILGGNTSSRLWNEIREKRGLFGNAGRVCGG is encoded by the coding sequence ATGGAATTTAAGGTGAAAAAAGAAGTTTTAAGGAGCGGTTTGACGTTGGTGACAGTGCCGATGAAGACGGAGTCGGTGGGGGCGATTTTACTGGTGCGGGTGGGGAGCCGGGACGAGACGAAAGAAATTAATGGTTTATCGCATTTTGTGGAACATATGGTGTTTAAGGGGACGGAAAAATGGCCGACAACCCAAGAGGTTAATAAAGTGATTGACAGTGTTGGCGGGGTGTTTAATGCTTTTACTTCACAAGAATATACGGGTTTTTGGGTGAAAGTGGCCAAACAACATTTAAATTTAGCCCTGGAATTTTTATACCAGATAATTTTTAAGCTGAAGTTGCCGCTGGCGGAATTGGAACGCGAGCGGGGAGTAATTTTGGAAGAAATCAAGATGCGTCACGATGAGCCGATGACTTTAGTCGGCGATGAGTTTGTATCACAAGTATATAGTGTGACACAGTTAGGACAGGAGGTAATTGGCCCGGCAGAAAATATTGGGCGGTTGGAACGGGAAGATTTTTTGAAGCATTTAAATAAGTGGTATCAGCCGGCAAATATGGTCTTAGCTATTGCTGGGCCGGCCTCCGCTAAAGCTACGGCAGCCGAAGTAGAAAAAATATTTACCGGAAAAGGCGAGGGAATTAGTTTTCGGCAAAGACCAGAAAAGCTGGAATTTAAACAGGATAAACCGCAAATTCAGGCAATCGAGAAAAAGATTGAACAGGCGCATTTTTGCTTGGGAACAAGAACATTTGAAAGAACCAATATTAACCGTTATGTATTGGCAGTTTTGAATACGATTTTAGGGGGAAACACCAGCTCAAGACTGTGGAATGAAATCCGGGAAAAGCGGGGGTTATTTGGTAACGCAGGCCGGGTGTGCGGTGGATAA